A genomic region of Venturia canescens isolate UGA chromosome 7, ASM1945775v1, whole genome shotgun sequence contains the following coding sequences:
- the LOC122414148 gene encoding CHRNA7-FAM7A fusion protein-like isoform X2: MRWNVSEYGGVRDLRIPPHRLWKPDVLMYNSADEGFDGTYPTNVVVKDNGTCLYVPPGIFKSTCKIDITWFPFDDQRCEMKFGSWTYDGFQLNLQLQDENGGDISSFITNGEWDLLGVPGKRNEIYYNCCPEPYIDITFYVIIRRRTLYYFFNLIVPCVLIASMAVLGFTLPPDSGEKLSLGVTILLSLTVFLNMVAETMPATSDAVPLLGTYFNCIMFMVASSVVSTILILNYHHRNSDTHEMSDWVRVVFLRWLPFVLRMSRPTDKEEKDAAKSQKPSPVTGTSKGYGDLELHQRSSKSLLANVLDLDDNALASHNNLLNNVYSTPGPHHHTMGHGHSHIHTTPHHHHSHTAATTPHHQHGTPLPHSSYPAHPIAHTPHHHQHPTDTGAPPVDTILQSACFCARYELILILKEIKIITDQLKDADEDTKITNDWKFAAMVIDRMCLIIFTLFTIIATITVLFSAPHIIVT, encoded by the exons TGCGGACGAAGGGTTCGACGGTACGTATCCGACGAACGTCGTAGTCAAGGACAATGGTACGTGCCTGTACGTGCCACCAGGGATATTCAAGAGTACTTGCAAGATAGACATCACCTGGTTTCCCTTTGACGATCAACGTTGCGAAATGAAATTCGGCTCTTGGACCTACGACGGCTTTCAG CTGAATCTTCAGCTGCAAGACGAAAACGGCGGAGACATCAGCAGTTTCATCACCAACGGTGAATGGGACCTCCTGG GGGTGCCTGGCAAGAGAAACGAGATTTATTACAACTGCTGTCCCGAGCCTTATATAGATATCACATTCTATGTAATAATAAGAAGACGGACACTCTATTACTTCTTCAATTTAATCGTACCCTGCGTCCTAATTGCCAGTATGGCGGTTCTTGGTTTCACCTTGCCGCCGGATTCTGGTGAAAAACTATCACTGG GGGTAACGATTCTCTTGTCCCTCACTGTGTTCTTGAACATGGTAGCCGAGACAATGCCAGCAACGTCCGACGCCGTGCCGTTACTGG GAACGTATTTCAACTGTATTATGTTCATGGTGGCGAGCAGCGTAGTCAGCACTATTCTCATACTGAATTATCATCATCGAAACTCGGATACCCACGAGATGTCCGATTGG GTGAGGGTCGTATTCTTGCGCTGGTTGCCTTTTGTACTAAGAATGTCCAGGCCAACCGACAAGGAGGAAAAAGATGCCGCGAAATCACAAAAACCTTCGCCCGTTACTG GTACGAGCAAAGGCTACGGCGATCTCGAGTTGCACCAACGAAGCAGCAAGTCATTGTTGGCGAACGTATTGGATTTGGACGACAACGCGCTCGCGTCGCACAACAATTTGTTGAACAACGTTTACAGCACGCCGGGTCCTCATCATCACACGATGGGTCACGGTCACAGTCATATACACACGACGCCTCATCATCATCACAGTCATACGGCAGCGACGACGCCGCATCATCAGCACGGTACGCCTCTGCCGCATTCGTCCTATCCGGCTCATCCGATAGCTCACACGCCGCATCACCATCAGCATCCAACCGATACCGGTGCCCCACCGGTCGATACTATACTGCAAAGCGCTTGTTTCTGCGCGCGATACGAGCTCATTCTTATACTCAAAGAGATCAAG ATAATAACGGATCAATTGAAAGATGCGGATGAGGATACGAAGATAACGAACGACTGGAAATTCGCGGCGATGGTGATCGACAGGATGTGCctaatcatttttactttgTTCACCATTATCGCCACTATCACCGTCCTGTTCTCGGCGCCTCATATTATCGTCACGTGA